The following coding sequences lie in one Methanopyrus sp. SNP6 genomic window:
- a CDS encoding NAD(+)/NADH kinase: MFRPQIVGVTGRTDLGRAVRVAERVCRLCDREGFEVIVDDSLGIGEYSRVNLKDMGEEVDVIVTIGGDGTILRVSRITSEYEVPILGVNLGKFGFLTEVSEKDLKEAVSRLARGDFNLEEHRKLRIKIGGSDGGDALNEVTVITSRPAKMIKYRLSIDGFELETTWADGVLVATPTGSTAYSLSAGGPIVEPQVECSIITPLNPFKLGARPMVVSMDRRVEIDVDDPERAEVVVDGQEYMDLDGTVSVTRSPNVARFIRFGSAYFERLKEKFLRWD, from the coding sequence ATGTTCCGACCGCAGATCGTCGGTGTGACCGGCAGGACGGACCTGGGTAGAGCAGTGCGGGTTGCGGAGAGAGTGTGTCGTCTTTGTGACCGGGAAGGATTTGAAGTCATAGTAGATGATTCGCTGGGGATCGGCGAGTACTCCCGAGTCAATTTGAAAGATATGGGTGAAGAGGTTGACGTGATCGTCACGATCGGCGGTGATGGGACTATACTTCGTGTCTCGAGGATTACGTCGGAGTACGAGGTGCCGATCTTAGGTGTGAACCTCGGAAAGTTCGGGTTCCTAACCGAGGTGAGTGAGAAAGACCTGAAGGAAGCCGTATCCCGACTCGCCCGGGGAGATTTCAACCTTGAAGAACACCGAAAGCTCAGGATAAAGATAGGGGGATCCGACGGAGGAGATGCTCTCAACGAGGTCACCGTGATCACGAGTCGACCTGCTAAGATGATCAAGTACCGGCTATCCATCGACGGGTTCGAGTTGGAGACCACGTGGGCGGATGGTGTACTCGTGGCGACCCCTACCGGTTCTACCGCCTACTCCCTCTCAGCCGGAGGCCCGATCGTGGAGCCACAAGTGGAATGTTCCATTATTACCCCTTTGAACCCGTTCAAGTTGGGGGCGCGGCCCATGGTAGTTTCCATGGACCGACGCGTTGAGATCGACGTGGACGACCCCGAGCGCGCCGAGGTCGTAGTCGACGGGCAGGAATACATGGATCTCGACGGCACGGTGTCCGTCACGCGGTCCCCGAACGTGGCGCGGTTCATACGGTTCGGGTCGGCGTACTTCGAGCGGTTGAAGGAGAAGTTCCTGAGGTGGGATTGA
- a CDS encoding histone family protein, translated as MDPDLPTNVLEEILKKSARSADGVLGVRMSAKKEYYRVIESLSLALAKLSVLAARHAGRKTVKAEDVELAAATLDVISSIRDHRGRGGPRG; from the coding sequence TTGGACCCCGATCTCCCGACAAACGTTCTGGAGGAGATACTCAAGAAGTCGGCTCGATCCGCCGACGGAGTCCTCGGCGTCAGGATGAGTGCCAAAAAAGAGTACTATCGAGTGATCGAATCCCTCAGCCTAGCACTGGCGAAGTTGTCGGTTCTCGCGGCCCGTCACGCGGGCAGGAAGACCGTGAAGGCGGAAGATGTCGAGCTAGCGGCCGCTACCCTCGATGTGATCTCCTCCATTCGCGACCATCGCGGTAGAGGCGGACCCAGAGGATGA
- a CDS encoding NOB1 family endonuclease, which produces MITYVLDTSAFIKGVPPELLDGPAYTVPEVIEELKDDLSRMRYEVASVRVKEPEDWAIRRARRRAKVTGDLPRLSKTDLKVLALAIELMEEQDVVLVSSDYSVQNVALTLGIRVYGPVHGEVDEVIGPGGRR; this is translated from the coding sequence TTGATCACCTACGTTCTCGATACATCAGCATTCATCAAGGGTGTGCCTCCGGAACTCCTGGACGGCCCCGCTTACACGGTTCCAGAGGTCATCGAGGAGCTTAAGGATGATCTTTCCCGCATGAGGTATGAGGTCGCGTCGGTGAGAGTCAAGGAACCTGAAGACTGGGCGATTCGCCGCGCGCGCAGGCGCGCTAAGGTCACGGGTGACCTGCCTCGGTTGTCAAAGACGGATCTGAAGGTTCTCGCGCTCGCTATCGAGTTGATGGAGGAGCAGGACGTAGTCTTGGTTAGCTCCGATTACAGCGTCCAGAACGTGGCGCTTACACTGGGTATTCGGGTGTACGGGCCCGTCCACGGCGAGGTGGACGAGGTAATCGGGCCGGGGGGACGGCGTTGA
- a CDS encoding RimK/LysX family protein has translation MKTVGVATVVTVSGLTGSKRVAARVDTGAENDSIDLKLASEIGAGPVIGVKKVRSASASRLRSERRPVVHVTLELAGRCISSEATLADRRDMRYPMIVGRKTLRQAGVTVDPSREEKPEGDEVDPRRIVATLKLHKRLLKTVRKKRAVTPAILALQHGGAWSYRDGDVSSVAVPVRKLSNGVVHEDLYLLLNPEIERAEGTLTRLEKCGREKVRRVAKRPRRLEVRHDGGAIIRVDPKHKRIRVRELDPGTLQLEGIPAANLHHELSHLTGNDLGPSVLEFEVE, from the coding sequence TTGAAGACAGTCGGTGTAGCAACGGTCGTGACGGTGTCGGGGTTGACGGGATCGAAGCGCGTGGCAGCTCGTGTGGATACCGGTGCCGAGAACGACTCCATCGACCTAAAGTTGGCGTCGGAAATAGGCGCCGGCCCCGTCATTGGGGTGAAGAAGGTCCGCTCCGCCTCCGCTTCGCGGTTACGCTCTGAGCGTCGGCCCGTGGTTCACGTCACTTTGGAGCTGGCCGGGAGATGCATATCGTCGGAGGCCACGCTGGCGGACCGGCGAGATATGCGGTACCCGATGATTGTCGGGCGTAAAACGCTACGTCAGGCTGGGGTCACGGTCGACCCGTCCCGTGAGGAGAAACCGGAGGGAGACGAAGTCGATCCACGTCGTATAGTCGCTACCTTGAAGCTCCACAAGAGACTTCTGAAGACCGTCAGAAAGAAACGTGCGGTGACCCCTGCCATCTTGGCACTTCAGCACGGAGGAGCGTGGTCGTACCGTGACGGTGACGTATCGTCGGTGGCCGTTCCTGTTCGGAAATTGTCGAACGGCGTAGTGCACGAAGATCTCTACTTGCTTCTCAACCCCGAGATCGAGCGCGCCGAGGGTACGTTAACTAGGCTCGAGAAGTGTGGTCGTGAGAAAGTTCGACGTGTCGCGAAGCGTCCACGGCGGCTTGAAGTACGACACGATGGTGGCGCTATCATCCGCGTCGATCCGAAGCATAAACGCATCCGCGTTCGGGAGTTAGACCCGGGAACGCTCCAACTTGAGGGCATTCCCGCCGCCAACCTTCACCACGAGCTCTCTCACCTTACGGGGAACGACCTGGGTCCCAGCGTGCTGGAGTTCGAGGTCGAGTGA